The following coding sequences are from one Shewanella putrefaciens window:
- a CDS encoding GNAT family N-acetyltransferase produces MITIRKATKTDAQACWDIRNAAINKGCAGFYDAGDLLIWTAGELTEQFRRIVEAHFYVAEISDNALQVKTVVGTVMLDEPYAQLEALFVSPDAMGLGVGKALLKFIETMAFNQGIAQLRLESTLNAVDFYRHCGFGGEGLEEESIYCSPRGIALECMVMYKNLERPSALPLQSVTS; encoded by the coding sequence ATGATTACGATTCGAAAAGCAACTAAAACCGATGCACAAGCATGCTGGGATATTCGTAATGCTGCCATCAATAAAGGCTGCGCCGGATTTTATGATGCGGGCGATCTGTTGATTTGGACAGCAGGCGAACTGACCGAGCAATTTAGGCGTATCGTCGAGGCGCATTTTTATGTGGCAGAGATCTCTGATAATGCGTTGCAGGTAAAGACTGTGGTCGGCACTGTTATGTTGGATGAACCCTATGCCCAGTTAGAAGCCCTGTTTGTTTCCCCTGATGCTATGGGGCTTGGGGTAGGTAAGGCACTGCTTAAGTTTATTGAGACAATGGCGTTTAATCAGGGGATTGCCCAGCTCAGGTTGGAATCGACCTTGAATGCAGTGGATTTTTATCGCCACTGTGGTTTTGGTGGTGAAGGTTTAGAAGAGGAATCAATCTACTGCTCACCTAGGGGCATCGCCTTAGAGTGTATGGTGATGTATAAGAATCTAGAACGGCCTTCGGCCTTGCCGTTACAGAGCGTCACTTCGTGA
- the pepB gene encoding aminopeptidase PepB, whose protein sequence is MSELKVTELMKVQLTKEAPAAHWGKADVTYSADGAQIHLADGDELRQIQMAARKLRSQGISSVVLAGQLWDLNSQWVFAQGFATAKTGYQIHWCGDESVQAELQRRFDVATFARQLINDTPENLSPVKLAQQAARWLADIGGDKVSYRIIEGEALLEEQWIGIHAVGRGSERPPAMLELDFNPLAADAPVSVALVGKGITFDSGGYSIKASEGMLGMKCDMGGAATVTAALGLAMKSGLNKRVKLFLCCAENLISGRAYKLGDILTYKNGVTVEVVNTDAEGRLVLADGLQAASATGAPFIIDAATLTGAAVMAVGSNYNAIFSPQADVLQLAQQKATSVAERVWPLPLDPWHKEMCPSAYADTANSRPVKGGGAGGASNAAGFLWRFVSPEAKWLHVDLAAAFEDSASALWGAGATTHGVLTISELIKG, encoded by the coding sequence ATGAGTGAACTAAAAGTAACTGAATTGATGAAAGTGCAATTAACCAAAGAAGCACCAGCCGCCCATTGGGGTAAGGCTGATGTGACTTATAGTGCCGACGGTGCACAAATTCATTTAGCGGATGGCGATGAGCTGCGTCAAATTCAAATGGCGGCCCGCAAACTACGCAGTCAAGGTATTAGCAGTGTGGTATTAGCTGGACAGCTTTGGGATCTCAATAGCCAGTGGGTATTTGCCCAAGGTTTCGCAACCGCCAAAACCGGCTATCAAATCCACTGGTGTGGTGATGAGTCTGTTCAAGCAGAATTACAACGCAGGTTCGATGTGGCAACCTTTGCTCGTCAATTGATCAACGATACGCCTGAAAACCTCTCGCCAGTAAAACTTGCTCAACAAGCAGCAAGATGGTTAGCCGATATTGGTGGCGATAAGGTGAGCTATCGGATTATCGAAGGCGAAGCACTGCTCGAAGAACAGTGGATTGGTATCCATGCTGTGGGTCGCGGCAGTGAGCGTCCGCCAGCAATGTTAGAATTAGACTTCAATCCATTAGCCGCTGATGCACCCGTGTCTGTCGCGCTTGTGGGTAAAGGGATTACCTTTGATTCTGGCGGTTACAGCATTAAGGCTTCCGAAGGCATGCTCGGCATGAAATGCGATATGGGCGGCGCCGCCACTGTGACTGCAGCACTCGGTTTAGCAATGAAATCGGGGCTGAATAAACGGGTTAAGTTATTCCTTTGCTGTGCTGAAAACTTGATCAGCGGCCGCGCTTATAAGTTAGGCGATATCCTTACCTACAAAAATGGTGTGACAGTGGAAGTGGTGAATACCGATGCTGAAGGGCGCTTAGTGTTGGCCGATGGTTTACAAGCGGCTTCTGCTACTGGAGCACCTTTTATTATCGATGCGGCGACCCTAACAGGCGCCGCAGTGATGGCGGTAGGTTCAAACTATAACGCAATTTTTTCGCCACAGGCGGATGTGCTGCAACTGGCTCAGCAAAAAGCGACAAGTGTTGCTGAGCGCGTATGGCCGCTGCCGCTAGACCCTTGGCACAAAGAAATGTGTCCATCGGCTTACGCTGATACAGCTAATAGTCGTCCGGTGAAAGGTGGCGGTGCAGGTGGTGCCTCTAATGCGGCAGGCTTCCTATGGCGCTTTGTGTCACCCGAAGCTAAATGGTTACATGTGGATCTCGCCGCCGCATTTGAAGATTCAGCTTCTGCCCTATGGGGCGCGGGTGCAACGACCCACGGCGTATTGACTATTAGCGAATTGATTAAAGGCTAA
- the sfsA gene encoding DNA/RNA nuclease SfsA, protein MQFEPALQQGILVKRYKRFLADIKLTDGSEMTIHCPNTGSMRNCLFPGEAVWFSTSANPKRKYAYTWELMGTSNGDFIGIHSGSANALAEEAIHSGIIKELTGYDTLSREVKYGDENSRIDILLQGAQKPDCYIEVKSCTLLEDGQGFFPDAVSLRGQKHLRELMHMANLGHRAVLLFVVQHSEIFSVAPAAHIDPEYANLLKKATLSGVEVLAYRCEMSPTEIRLAQACPVRV, encoded by the coding sequence ATGCAGTTCGAACCCGCCTTGCAGCAAGGCATATTAGTTAAACGCTATAAACGTTTTCTTGCCGATATAAAGCTCACCGATGGCAGTGAGATGACAATCCATTGCCCTAATACAGGTTCAATGCGCAACTGTCTCTTCCCCGGAGAAGCCGTGTGGTTTTCAACCTCTGCTAACCCTAAACGTAAATATGCATACACGTGGGAGTTAATGGGCACATCCAATGGTGATTTTATTGGCATACATTCAGGTAGTGCAAATGCCCTAGCCGAAGAAGCCATACATAGCGGCATTATCAAAGAACTGACGGGTTACGACACTTTAAGCCGTGAGGTGAAGTACGGCGATGAAAACAGCCGTATTGATATTCTGCTCCAAGGTGCTCAAAAACCAGACTGTTACATAGAAGTCAAAAGTTGTACTTTACTCGAAGATGGACAAGGATTTTTCCCCGATGCAGTGAGTTTACGCGGCCAAAAACATTTGCGTGAATTGATGCATATGGCAAATCTTGGCCACCGCGCAGTGCTGTTATTTGTAGTACAGCACTCAGAAATATTCAGCGTTGCGCCTGCAGCACACATTGATCCTGAATACGCTAACCTACTGAAAAAGGCGACTTTATCGGGTGTTGAAGTATTGGCATATCGCTGCGAAATGTCACCAACAGAGATACGCCTAGCCCAAGCCTGTCCAGTCCGAGTATGA
- the dksA gene encoding RNA polymerase-binding protein DksA, with protein sequence MPEGTKKLGVLAIAGVSPYQEKPGEEYMNAKQLGHFKTILEAWRNQLREEVDRTLSHMQDEAANFPDPVDRAAQEEEFSLELRARDRERKLIKKIEKTLQKIEEDDFGFCDSCGIEIGIRRLEARPTADQCIDCKTLAEIKEKQMAG encoded by the coding sequence ATGCCTGAAGGCACCAAAAAACTTGGCGTACTCGCTATCGCAGGTGTAAGTCCCTACCAGGAAAAGCCGGGTGAGGAGTATATGAACGCTAAGCAACTGGGTCACTTCAAGACTATTCTTGAAGCTTGGCGCAATCAGTTGCGTGAAGAGGTCGACCGTACTCTCAGTCACATGCAGGACGAGGCAGCAAACTTTCCCGATCCTGTTGACCGTGCTGCACAAGAAGAAGAGTTCAGCCTCGAACTTCGTGCTCGCGATAGAGAACGTAAGCTGATCAAGAAAATCGAAAAGACACTGCAAAAAATCGAAGAAGACGATTTCGGCTTCTGTGATTCCTGCGGTATCGAAATCGGCATTCGCCGTCTCGAAGCGCGTCCAACAGCCGACCAATGTATCGACTGTAAAACGCTTGCAGAGATTAAAGAAAAGCAAATGGCTGGTTAA